One genomic window of Paraburkholderia phytofirmans PsJN includes the following:
- a CDS encoding alpha-2-macroglobulin family protein encodes MTRMISVTRSSGWLGKARRRAACTFAALVAALTLVAAPAAYADDEASSAAAADANIAGNPTLQTAPSSNFSSQKVDGQPFFLLSDASFGSDQPAQVRLEAPGRDFKDALQAYGGADIVVYRVPKPLDFLKAQKNLHRLNVAPNYQGEGLANTLAYLWDRWFTEARRAWQRVLSFATRSKATEAAPQFKLGEQTGKQTQFESNSQFAPLKGYDMVARFRYPIWDAKVIEPPKGVNLAGSSSNFIEASSGNVMIPVGKLPPGLYIVEAVIGNYRAHTLLFVSDTVAVVKAASSGMLVWTTRRDNGKPVANTEVNWTDGVGVLQSGTTGGDGALVLQHVSPERSYVLGADPQGGVFVSENFYYDSEIYNTKIYAVTDRPMYRPGDPVHVKFIGRTFQNATQSSAPAEADIKLDVLDPNGAPVATSKVHFASDTGADTAFTLPADATAGGYTLRFDYIGDVYGSAFRVAEYVKPHFDVNLSMDKADYATGEALKGKIQLRYPDGKPVRDSKISVTLRAQKVTIVDGELRYAGLFPVKLDQQELKTDSDGNATLTLPAAKEPSRYALTLFAQDGAAYKVRVTREVLIARGATPYRLTTAKSFSQPKQAVSFDLQALGAIDPSSHAPSKYEWTRLESQTHGEGALKGASAGDKLSFPVQFDEPGSYMMSVKDDLGNLLAATSHWVAGDGLKAIPGSVEIVFDRDKYKIGDTAEALITFPMPVDDALLTLERDSVERRALLTAGGDWLQLQRVAPSQWKARIKVGADFAPNMTFSVLYVHAGEYVFQNAGIVVAQPQIELNVKSDKPVYGPGDTVTLNFDSTLNGKPEAANLTVSVVDEMVYVLQPEIAPNIVDFFYHPRRNNVRTSSSLSFITYDLARSPLKGAPGGPQRANYNERGVKVLERPRRDDQDTAAWEGNLKTDASGHATMTFKMPDSLARWRITVRAAAPDGMVGQRTAYVRSDKALYLKWSGPSHFRVNDQPAIDMIAFNQTDADMDAQWVVDGGGLSLNQKVTLKRGANYLRLPGGALKDGVINASLRSAGKDVDRLQTTIHLDASGWLDLHQNTVSLDGSNKPLNLPLDAQDVSVRFIGNAQSQFMRVADDLINYPYGCAEQTSSRLIPLALAHDAIGHGDNASSTQGLEALLRNQRQRLAMLAGVGGTFGWWGDTTGGSALITAYAYYADWLASRSLGISLPADNWQHAMDVYRDAGAKEPLLHRALALWLMQQMGLPVATPVAGVAADLMSDAAATAAKAPARSGTYGASDSIVFAQADSPRGKQMATLLISSMARSTSAQIPDGFDAAASAARLTLVNDPAPLVQSLIAMTGDGGASADAPALLAKSSADYPTLDRALTLLWLRKSLGADPAAASLPSLQGTGWTRATTLTGTPLYKWTGAAQPTTLDAGAARTDVNALVSFRSHTSEDSRLNITVERRFYKLEPVEVAVDMKKEAAGESQLGRSAFTARLMKQGDAIDSNALYVDEVTLTPRSGNAYHYGLLDVPLPPGGDVEATSWGVSIDGLPGAKDGASGPQPFQRVASYEMGELAYHQPVPLLDRPVTLRQLVRFALPGTFALPPARYFRMYQPDAKAFEGGKSDRVTTLRIQ; translated from the coding sequence ATGACCCGAATGATTTCCGTCACACGATCAAGCGGTTGGTTGGGCAAGGCGCGCCGTCGCGCGGCATGCACGTTCGCGGCGCTAGTCGCAGCGTTGACACTGGTCGCCGCACCCGCCGCTTATGCGGACGACGAAGCGTCGAGCGCGGCCGCCGCCGATGCCAACATCGCCGGCAATCCGACGCTGCAGACGGCGCCGTCGAGCAACTTCAGCTCGCAGAAAGTGGACGGTCAGCCGTTCTTCCTGCTTTCGGATGCGAGCTTCGGCAGCGATCAACCGGCACAAGTGCGGCTCGAAGCGCCGGGCCGCGATTTCAAGGATGCATTGCAAGCGTACGGCGGCGCGGACATCGTCGTGTATCGCGTGCCGAAGCCGCTGGACTTTCTCAAGGCGCAAAAGAATCTGCATCGGCTGAATGTCGCGCCGAATTATCAGGGCGAAGGGCTCGCGAATACGCTCGCGTATCTGTGGGACCGCTGGTTTACCGAAGCACGTCGCGCATGGCAGCGGGTGCTGTCGTTCGCAACCCGCAGCAAGGCGACCGAAGCGGCGCCGCAATTCAAGCTCGGCGAACAGACCGGCAAGCAAACGCAGTTCGAGTCGAACTCGCAATTCGCGCCGCTCAAAGGCTACGACATGGTCGCGCGTTTTCGCTATCCGATCTGGGACGCGAAAGTGATCGAGCCGCCGAAGGGCGTGAATCTCGCGGGCAGCAGCAGTAACTTTATCGAAGCCAGTTCGGGCAACGTGATGATTCCGGTCGGCAAACTGCCGCCGGGGCTGTATATCGTCGAGGCGGTGATCGGCAACTATCGCGCGCATACGCTGCTGTTCGTGTCGGACACGGTGGCGGTCGTGAAGGCGGCGTCGAGCGGCATGTTGGTGTGGACCACGCGGCGCGATAACGGCAAGCCCGTGGCGAATACGGAAGTGAACTGGACCGACGGCGTGGGCGTTCTGCAAAGCGGCACGACCGGCGGCGACGGCGCGCTGGTGCTGCAACACGTGAGCCCCGAGCGCAGCTATGTGCTCGGCGCCGATCCGCAGGGCGGCGTGTTCGTCTCCGAGAACTTCTACTACGACAGCGAGATCTACAACACGAAGATCTACGCAGTGACCGATCGGCCGATGTACCGGCCGGGCGATCCGGTGCATGTGAAGTTCATCGGCCGCACGTTCCAGAATGCGACGCAATCGTCGGCGCCGGCCGAGGCCGATATCAAGCTCGACGTGCTCGATCCGAACGGCGCGCCGGTGGCGACCAGCAAAGTGCATTTCGCCTCCGATACCGGCGCGGATACCGCGTTCACGCTGCCCGCCGACGCCACCGCCGGCGGCTACACGCTGCGCTTCGACTACATCGGCGATGTCTACGGCAGCGCGTTTCGCGTCGCCGAATATGTGAAGCCGCACTTCGACGTGAACTTGTCGATGGATAAAGCCGACTACGCAACCGGCGAGGCGCTGAAGGGCAAGATTCAGTTGCGCTATCCGGACGGCAAGCCGGTGCGCGACAGCAAGATTTCGGTCACGCTGCGCGCGCAGAAAGTGACGATCGTCGACGGTGAATTGCGTTATGCGGGACTGTTCCCGGTCAAGCTCGACCAGCAGGAACTGAAGACAGATAGCGACGGCAACGCGACCCTGACGCTGCCGGCCGCGAAGGAGCCGAGCCGCTACGCGTTGACGCTGTTCGCACAGGACGGCGCGGCGTACAAGGTGCGCGTGACGCGCGAAGTGCTGATCGCGCGCGGCGCCACGCCGTATCGTTTGACCACGGCCAAATCGTTCTCGCAACCGAAGCAAGCAGTCAGCTTCGATTTGCAGGCGCTAGGCGCGATCGATCCTTCGTCACATGCGCCGTCGAAATACGAGTGGACGCGTCTCGAATCGCAAACGCATGGCGAAGGCGCGCTAAAGGGCGCGAGCGCGGGCGATAAGTTGTCGTTCCCGGTGCAGTTCGACGAGCCGGGTTCGTACATGATGTCGGTGAAGGACGACTTGGGCAACCTGCTCGCCGCCACCAGCCACTGGGTCGCGGGCGACGGCCTGAAGGCGATTCCGGGCAGCGTCGAGATCGTGTTCGATCGCGACAAGTACAAGATCGGCGACACCGCAGAAGCATTGATCACATTCCCGATGCCGGTCGACGACGCGCTGCTCACGCTCGAACGCGACAGCGTCGAGCGTCGCGCGTTGCTGACGGCGGGCGGCGACTGGCTGCAATTGCAACGCGTGGCGCCTTCCCAATGGAAAGCGCGCATCAAGGTCGGCGCTGACTTCGCGCCGAACATGACGTTCTCTGTGTTGTACGTGCACGCGGGCGAATATGTGTTCCAGAACGCGGGCATCGTGGTCGCGCAACCGCAGATCGAATTGAACGTGAAAAGCGATAAGCCGGTGTACGGACCGGGCGACACGGTCACGCTGAATTTCGACAGCACGTTGAACGGCAAGCCGGAAGCGGCGAACCTGACTGTGAGCGTGGTCGACGAAATGGTCTACGTGTTGCAGCCGGAAATCGCGCCGAATATCGTCGACTTTTTCTATCATCCGCGCCGCAATAACGTGCGGACTTCGTCGAGCCTGTCGTTCATTACCTACGACCTCGCGCGCTCGCCGTTGAAGGGCGCGCCGGGCGGACCGCAACGCGCCAACTACAACGAGCGCGGCGTGAAGGTGCTCGAACGGCCGCGCCGCGACGATCAGGACACGGCAGCGTGGGAAGGCAATCTGAAAACCGACGCGAGCGGCCACGCCACCATGACGTTCAAGATGCCCGATTCGCTGGCGCGCTGGCGCATTACAGTGCGCGCGGCGGCGCCGGATGGCATGGTCGGTCAACGCACTGCTTATGTGCGCTCGGACAAGGCGTTGTATCTGAAGTGGAGCGGGCCGTCGCACTTCCGCGTCAACGATCAGCCGGCCATCGATATGATCGCGTTCAATCAGACCGACGCGGATATGGACGCGCAGTGGGTGGTGGACGGCGGCGGGTTGTCGCTCAATCAGAAGGTCACGCTCAAGCGCGGCGCGAACTATCTGCGGCTGCCGGGCGGCGCGCTGAAGGACGGCGTGATCAACGCGTCGCTGCGCAGCGCGGGTAAGGACGTCGATCGTCTGCAAACCACGATTCATCTCGACGCGAGCGGCTGGCTCGATCTGCATCAGAACACGGTGTCGCTCGACGGCTCGAACAAGCCGCTCAATCTGCCGCTAGACGCACAGGATGTGAGCGTGCGTTTCATCGGCAACGCGCAGAGCCAGTTCATGCGCGTCGCCGACGATCTGATCAACTATCCGTACGGTTGCGCCGAGCAGACTTCGAGCCGGTTGATTCCGCTGGCGCTTGCGCACGACGCGATCGGCCACGGCGACAATGCGAGTTCGACGCAAGGGCTCGAAGCGCTGCTGCGCAATCAGCGGCAGCGTCTGGCTATGCTCGCGGGCGTCGGCGGTACGTTCGGCTGGTGGGGCGATACCACCGGCGGCAGCGCGCTGATTACGGCGTACGCGTATTACGCGGATTGGCTCGCGAGCCGCAGCCTCGGCATCAGCCTGCCCGCCGACAACTGGCAGCACGCCATGGACGTGTATCGCGACGCCGGGGCCAAAGAGCCGCTGTTGCATCGCGCGCTGGCTTTGTGGCTCATGCAGCAAATGGGCCTGCCGGTCGCGACGCCGGTCGCGGGCGTGGCCGCGGATCTGATGAGCGATGCCGCAGCCACCGCCGCTAAAGCGCCCGCGCGCAGCGGCACGTACGGTGCGTCGGACAGCATCGTGTTCGCGCAGGCGGATTCTCCGCGTGGCAAGCAGATGGCGACGCTGCTGATCTCGAGCATGGCGCGCAGCACGAGCGCGCAAATTCCCGACGGATTCGACGCCGCGGCGAGCGCGGCGCGCCTCACGCTGGTGAACGATCCCGCGCCGCTGGTGCAAAGCCTCATCGCGATGACGGGCGACGGCGGAGCGAGCGCCGACGCCCCGGCATTACTGGCAAAAAGCAGCGCCGACTATCCGACGCTCGATCGCGCCTTGACGCTGCTGTGGCTGCGCAAGTCGCTCGGCGCGGATCCGGCTGCTGCGTCGCTGCCGTCGCTCCAGGGCACGGGCTGGACTCGCGCCACGACGTTGACGGGCACGCCGCTCTACAAGTGGACCGGCGCGGCGCAGCCGACCACGCTTGATGCCGGCGCCGCGCGTACCGACGTCAACGCGCTGGTTTCGTTCCGCAGCCACACGAGCGAAGACAGCCGCTTGAACATCACCGTCGAGCGGCGTTTCTACAAGCTCGAACCGGTCGAAGTCGCGGTCGACATGAAGAAGGAAGCCGCTGGTGAGAGCCAGTTGGGCCGCTCGGCCTTCACCGCGCGTCTGATGAAGCAGGGCGACGCGATCGACAGCAATGCGCTCTACGTCGACGAAGTCACGCTTACGCCGCGCTCCGGCAACGCGTACCACTATGGTCTGCTCGACGTGCCGCTGCCGCCGGGCGGCGATGTCGAGGCAACGAGCTGGGGCGTGTCGATCGACGGTCTGCCGGGCGCGAAAGACGGCGCCAGCGGTCCGCAGCCGTTCCAGCGCGTGGCGTCGTACGAGATGGGTGAGCTGGCTTATCACCAGCCGGTGCCCTTGCTCGACCGGCCGGTCACGCTGCGGCAACTGGTGCGCTTCGCATTGCCCGGCACGTTCGCGTTGCCGCCCGCGCGCTACTTCCGCATGTATCAGCCGGACGCGAAGGCGTTCGAAGGCGGCAAGAGCGATCGCGTGACGACGCTGCGCATCCAGTAA
- a CDS encoding DUF1175 domain-containing protein, producing the protein MQPTHAARSAHATQPTHAARSTHATQPTHAAQSTHATQPTHAAQSTHATQPSHAELPTTRAFPTTRRAWLASTAAAFAIATLAPCAHALTSTTASPDPDALSPQQSAAFRAWFVRIVDQQMRRGPTPRWTQRDCAGLVRFAVNETLRPHDTRWLRANGMTSLADTSSMPPELQLSASQRGIANRWTQLDGSTGAYASAIALIQRNSRFVSKDVNQALPGDLLFFDQGDDQHLMIWLDRYIAYHTGTVTPTDTGLRAVAVSDLMQWKDSRWQPLDGNPNFVGVFRLDFLTP; encoded by the coding sequence ATGCAGCCGACGCATGCTGCGCGGTCAGCGCACGCTACGCAACCTACGCATGCTGCGCGGTCAACGCACGCCACGCAGCCTACGCATGCTGCCCAGTCGACGCACGCTACGCAGCCAACGCATGCTGCGCAGTCAACGCACGCCACGCAACCGTCGCATGCCGAGCTCCCCACGACCCGCGCTTTCCCCACAACGCGCCGAGCATGGCTCGCAAGCACCGCTGCCGCGTTCGCCATCGCGACACTCGCCCCCTGCGCGCACGCGCTCACCAGCACCACCGCATCCCCCGACCCCGACGCACTCTCCCCGCAACAATCCGCGGCATTTCGCGCGTGGTTCGTGCGCATCGTCGACCAGCAGATGCGGCGCGGACCGACGCCGCGCTGGACCCAGCGCGATTGCGCGGGCCTCGTGCGCTTCGCGGTCAACGAGACGCTCAGGCCGCACGACACCCGATGGCTGCGCGCCAACGGCATGACCAGTCTCGCGGATACCAGCAGCATGCCGCCCGAGCTGCAACTGTCCGCGTCGCAGCGCGGCATCGCGAACCGCTGGACCCAGCTCGACGGTTCCACCGGCGCATACGCATCGGCGATCGCACTGATTCAACGCAATAGCCGTTTCGTTTCGAAGGACGTGAACCAGGCGCTGCCCGGCGATCTGCTGTTCTTCGACCAGGGCGACGACCAGCATCTGATGATCTGGCTGGATCGCTACATCGCTTATCACACAGGCACCGTCACGCCGACCGATACCGGTCTGCGCGCCGTCGCCGTCTCCGACCTGATGCAATGGAAAGACTCCCGCTGGCAGCCGCTCGACGGCAATCCGAATTTCGTCGGCGTGTTTCGTTTGGACTTTCTGACACCATGA